One Calliopsis andreniformis isolate RMS-2024a chromosome 9, iyCalAndr_principal, whole genome shotgun sequence genomic window carries:
- the Atos gene encoding atos homolog atossa isoform X1 has protein sequence MHCLGAVTGGIPSPDGADGRGGILSVFRALGVLVCEGRIQGPPRGYKEGPHCATLMQTTPNDHVCEEDNYLCDRYLVLIREIADRTVVGSFLCVEVVLCSDCPCGLAKATTKNPICTVPSLSISPWQHASEMLLEYWCICVVPSKSPETMNFYGLYQAVRSRLHFSQVAAWWSRSNGAEPSYIATRVVPYNEENLRKFRETPVEHTFPLAGNSDGNSMKVTVWALPRMEEVPVLTCPLHPIKEKDEEGVARALTPTKAIPVPTGSQNPEGLVLPVLVDDRLQTPCNKPGKHHCRCEEEDASPPSPSIPRPNGERKRRRSLPCGPAEATSCVTVQPMPLPSVQEATSRESKDSQSSSYPKCSSEISNNRGVKAVLVQPGKLEDNGVRSRNNLNSDNLERCFKTQLSIDEREGNLEKRYKRTIEDPEPAQLKPSGNCKEKQCNLEKDMQGGSKKMKETESKSTEKNGLFENLIPFNSSLPWSFVESWNNSSANSKCAFQSLRGNRESYFNDTERTCKPPIAKESSLVINPFRQPSPFHESNPGPSTNNRWLKHDTFNSACMVHQSCTKPLNKLSSTENVSPGQEALEAGMDSATNNKGRPGKDLSQLMSKLSFPDDKDKSKEEGGFLDWFSKVPGRVLGVAPSTGYVDNKVKATNLKSQDQHGNEVRFKNCNLELSQREFDEVLAVLRARTPSGRKRTNLKTLKRRDRSEKSADDATEKTTVGKYMNLDNSEYATNNIVNRAKSCEGCSHKLCRKNDQQALEKSNYSEIYGNKNIYSPTQKREKLDIAGSHENLQAIKCNNSEKGMNDPVDCLQNVSNKADILLGAILRTSKERRNRPEVTSGTKPRSATVTFSETDDPCAKVHQEHRTLSLHDEKSLPMVLNKRFNRLKQLFKKEQEKKSSTTEDGSQDVIQQFVQRSFLYNNVQPSLHDPKNLRDSKVKRRIDFSNLSEEKERTCTDPEFSINGAHQNSRTYSTNFKEDKSDNAKSPKWQNRLHSTNEEGGKAEHEEEHDDDDEAVSKLRKDPVSTKPRSNGHVKDIAIPEEDETQDRTVPTAIEQERFRRSLENAASMVFHSRTGLPLTSSPAPLRRGSCCFDYDSSLNSVSSKRSALFELNTPPSPGAVSLEETDRETETAGEGEETPKRRSTSRSRPQSHALLGSFEESALNGRLEPVSTVHGFTAELGASGSFCPKHRKLPVTVFFYTLGDNDKVSTPYLAHINLGKKGYQVPRSGTIQVTLLNPLGTVVKMFVVLYDLSDMPPRSHTFLRQRTLRDKTLRYLVHLRFMSGKSGRIYLHTDIRMIICRKSDVDTASDFGSEPPKELRSYIHGPTNPKFSPRC, from the exons ATGCACTGCCtaggtgcagtgacaggaggCATTCCCAGCCCAGATGGGGCTGACGGTCGGGGTGGCATTCTCAGCGTGTTCCGAGCCCTTGGAGTCCTTGTGTGCGAAGGGAGGATTCAGGGCCCTCCACGTGGATACAAAGAGGGCCCACATTGCGCTACGCTTATGCAGACGACTCCTAATGACCACGTTTGCGAGGAAGATAATTACCTG TGCGATCGATATCTTGTACTCATCCGGGAGATCGCGGACCGTACCGTGGTTGGTTCGTTCCTCTGCGTCGAGGTAGTGTTGTGCAGCGACTGTCCGTGCGGTTTGGCTAAAGCTACCACCAAGAACCCGATCTGCACTGTGCCGTCCTTATCAATCTCACCATGGCAACACGCGTCGGAGATGCTGCTGGAGTACTGGTGTATCTGCGTCGTTCCCAGCAA GAGTCCGGAGACGATGAACTTCTACGGACTGTATCAAGCGGTGCGTTCTCGGCTTCACTTCAGCCAGGTCGCTGCTTGGTGGTCCAGAAGCAACGGCGCCGAGCCAAGTTATATCGCGACGAGGGTGGTACCGTATAACGAGGAAAATCTGAggaagttccgggaaacccctGTGGAGCATACCTTCCCTCTGGCTGGGAACAGTGATGGAAATTCGATGAAG GTCACCGTGTGGGCACTGCCAAGGATGGAAGAGGTGCCGGTTCTCACCTGCCCGCTGCACCCGATCAAAGAGAAGGACGAGGAGGGTGTCGCGAGGGCTTTGACACCCACCAAGGCTATCCCCGTCCCTACTGGCTCGCAAAACCCCGAAGGCCTCGTTTTACCTG TTTTGGTGGACGACAGACTGCAGACACCTTGCAACAAGCCTGGCAAGCACCATTGTCGTTGCGAGGAGGAGGACGCTTCGCCGCCGTCGCCGTCGATTCCGCGGCCAAACGGCGAGAGGAAACGGCGCCGATCGCTTCCCTGTGGCCCTGCCGAGGCGACTTCCTGCGTGACGGTTCAACCGATGCCTCTGCCCTCGGTGCAAGAGGCAACGTCGCGAGAGTCGAAGGACAGCCAGAGCTCGAGCTACCCGAAGTGCTCCTCCGAGATCTCGAACAACCGTGGCGTCAAGGCTGTTCTCGTCCAGCCGGGCAAGTTGGAGgacaacggcgtcagaagtcgcaACAATCTGAATTCCGATAATTTGGAGCGCTGCTTCAAGACGCAGTTGAGCATCGACGAACGCGAAGGGAACTTGGAGAAGCGGTACAAGAGGACCATCGAGGACCCCGAGCCCGCGCAGCTGAAGCCGTCCGGCAACTGTAAAGAAAAGCAATGCAACTTGGAGAAAGACATGCAAGGTGGCAGCAAGAAGATGAAGGAGACGGAGAGCAAGTCTACGGAGAAGAATGGACTGTTCGAGAACCTGATACCGTTCAATTCCTCGCTACCTTGGTCTTTCGTGGAGTCCTGGAACAACAGTAGCGCCAACAGTAAGTGTGCGTTTCAAAGCTTACGAGGGAATAGAGAAAGTTACTTCAACGACACCGAGAGAACTTGTAAACCGCCAATCGCGAAGGAGTCGAGCCTCGTAATAAATCCCTTTAGGCAACCCAGTCCCTTTCACGAATCAAATCCAGGACCTTCGACGAATAATCGGTGGTTGAAGCATGACACCTTCAACTCCGCTTGTATGGTACATCAGAGCTGTACGAAACCGTTGAACAAATTATCAAGTACTGAGAATGTGTCTCCTGGACAAGAAGCGTTGGAGGCAGGAATGGATAGTGCTACGAACAATAAGGGAAGACCTGGGAAAGATTTGAGTCAGTTGATGTCGAAACTTTCCTTCCCCGATGACAAGGACAAGTCGaaggaggaaggaggattcTTGGATTGGTTCAGTAAGGTTCCTGGACGagtcctaggcgttgctccaagcacTGGCTACGTGGATAACAAGGTTAAAGCTACGAACTTGAAGAGTCAAGATCAGCACGGAAATGAAGTCAGGTTTAAGAACTGCAATTTGGAGCTGAGTCAGCGAGAGTTCGACGAGGTTTTGGCTGTGCTCAGGGCTAGGACACCATCAGGTCGTAAAAGGACGAACTTGAAGACCTTGAAGAGACGGGACCGATCGGAAAAGTCAGCCGACGATGCGACAGAGAAGACGACTGTTGGGAAGTACATGAACTTGGACAACAGCGAGTATGCGACGAACAACATCGTGAATCGCGCGAAGTCTTGCGAAGGTTGCAGTCACAAACTGTGTAGGAAGAACGATCAACAAGCTCTGGAGAAGTCTAATTACAGTGAGATCTAtggcaataaaaatatttatagtcCCACACAGAAGCGGGAGAAATTAGACATCGCTGGGTCCCACGAGAATCTGCAAGCGATTAAATGCAATAATTCTGAGAAGGGAATGAACGACCCTGTGGACTGTTTGCAGAACGTTTCGAACAAAGCGGACATACTATTGGGAGCAATTTTACGAACCAGTAAAGAAAGACGGAACCGGCCAGAAGTTACCAGCGGGACCAAACCTAGGTCCGCGACAGTAACCTTCAGCGAAACGGATGATCCCTGTGCGAAAGtgcaccaggagcatagaacTCTATCGCTGCATGACGAAAAATCCTTGCCTATGGTTTTGAATAAAAGATTCAATCGTCTCAAGCAACTGTTCAAAAAGGAGCAAGAAAAGAAGAGTTCGACGACGGAGGACGGTTCCCAGGATGTGATCCAGCAATTCGTTCAACGTTCGTTCTTGTACAACAACGTTCAGCCAAGCTTGCACGATCCGAAGAACCTGAGGGACAGCAAGGTGAAGAGACGGATAGACTTCTCGAACTTAAGTGAGGAGAAAGAGAGGACGTGCACTGATCCGGAGTTTAGTATAAATGGCGCACATCAAAACTCAAGAACCTATAGTACAAATTTCAAGGAGGACAAAAGCGATAATGCCAAATCGCCCAAATGGCAGAACAGACTTCATAGTACAAACGAGGAGGGTGGTAAAGCCGAACACGAAGAGGaacacgacgacgacgacgaagcTGTTTCAAAGTTGCGAAAGGATCCTGTATCCACCAAGCCTCGAAGTAATGGCCACGTCAAGGACATCGCGATCCCAGAAGAGGATGAGACACAGGACAGGACGGTCCCAACAGCCATTGAACAGGAGAGATTTCGACGGTCCTTGGAGAACGCGGCTTCGATGGTGTTCCACAGCAGGACCGGTCTGCCATTAACTTCTAGCCCCGCACCATTGAGAAGAGGCAGCTGTTGCTTCGATTACGATAGCAGCTTAAATTCTGTCTCCTCCAAAAGAAG TGCTTTATTCGAATTGAATACACCGCCAAGTCCTGGAGCGGTGTCCTTAGAGGAAACCGATAGGGAGACCGAAACTGCTGGGGAGGGCGAGGAGACACCGAAAAGGCGTTCAACGTCGCGCAGCAGGCCACAGAGCCATGCACTTTTAGGCAGCTTCGAGGAATCAGCTTTAAATGGCAGACTTGAACCCGTGTCGACGGTTCATGGTTTCACGGCAGAACTTGGTGCCAGCGGTTCCTTCTGTCCGAAACATCGAAAGCTTCCTGTCACCGTGTTTTTCTACACGCTCGGTGACAATGATAAAGTTTCCACGCCCTATCTC GCACATATTAATTTGGGCAAAAAGGGCTACCAAGTACCAAGAAGCGGTACTATTCAAGTAACGCTTCTGAATCCTTTGGGTACAGTCGTTAAGATGTTCGTAGTATTATACGATCTTTCTGATATGCCACCACGATCTCATACTTTTTTACGTCAGAGAACACTGCGGGACAAAACGCTACGCTACCTCGTTCATCTTAG ATTTATGTCTGGCAAGTCCGGCCGGATTTACTTGCACACGGACATTCGTATGATTATTTGTCGCAAATCTGACGTGGACACAGCGTCGGATTTCGGTTCAGAGCCGCCAAAAGAACTACGAAGCTACATCCACGGCCCCACTAATCCGAAATTTTCGCCAAGGTGCTGA
- the Atos gene encoding atos homolog atossa isoform X2: protein MEEVPVLTCPLHPIKEKDEEGVARALTPTKAIPVPTGSQNPEGLVLPVLVDDRLQTPCNKPGKHHCRCEEEDASPPSPSIPRPNGERKRRRSLPCGPAEATSCVTVQPMPLPSVQEATSRESKDSQSSSYPKCSSEISNNRGVKAVLVQPGKLEDNGVRSRNNLNSDNLERCFKTQLSIDEREGNLEKRYKRTIEDPEPAQLKPSGNCKEKQCNLEKDMQGGSKKMKETESKSTEKNGLFENLIPFNSSLPWSFVESWNNSSANSKCAFQSLRGNRESYFNDTERTCKPPIAKESSLVINPFRQPSPFHESNPGPSTNNRWLKHDTFNSACMVHQSCTKPLNKLSSTENVSPGQEALEAGMDSATNNKGRPGKDLSQLMSKLSFPDDKDKSKEEGGFLDWFSKVPGRVLGVAPSTGYVDNKVKATNLKSQDQHGNEVRFKNCNLELSQREFDEVLAVLRARTPSGRKRTNLKTLKRRDRSEKSADDATEKTTVGKYMNLDNSEYATNNIVNRAKSCEGCSHKLCRKNDQQALEKSNYSEIYGNKNIYSPTQKREKLDIAGSHENLQAIKCNNSEKGMNDPVDCLQNVSNKADILLGAILRTSKERRNRPEVTSGTKPRSATVTFSETDDPCAKVHQEHRTLSLHDEKSLPMVLNKRFNRLKQLFKKEQEKKSSTTEDGSQDVIQQFVQRSFLYNNVQPSLHDPKNLRDSKVKRRIDFSNLSEEKERTCTDPEFSINGAHQNSRTYSTNFKEDKSDNAKSPKWQNRLHSTNEEGGKAEHEEEHDDDDEAVSKLRKDPVSTKPRSNGHVKDIAIPEEDETQDRTVPTAIEQERFRRSLENAASMVFHSRTGLPLTSSPAPLRRGSCCFDYDSSLNSVSSKRSALFELNTPPSPGAVSLEETDRETETAGEGEETPKRRSTSRSRPQSHALLGSFEESALNGRLEPVSTVHGFTAELGASGSFCPKHRKLPVTVFFYTLGDNDKVSTPYLAHINLGKKGYQVPRSGTIQVTLLNPLGTVVKMFVVLYDLSDMPPRSHTFLRQRTLRDKTLRYLVHLRFMSGKSGRIYLHTDIRMIICRKSDVDTASDFGSEPPKELRSYIHGPTNPKFSPRC from the exons ATGGAAGAGGTGCCGGTTCTCACCTGCCCGCTGCACCCGATCAAAGAGAAGGACGAGGAGGGTGTCGCGAGGGCTTTGACACCCACCAAGGCTATCCCCGTCCCTACTGGCTCGCAAAACCCCGAAGGCCTCGTTTTACCTG TTTTGGTGGACGACAGACTGCAGACACCTTGCAACAAGCCTGGCAAGCACCATTGTCGTTGCGAGGAGGAGGACGCTTCGCCGCCGTCGCCGTCGATTCCGCGGCCAAACGGCGAGAGGAAACGGCGCCGATCGCTTCCCTGTGGCCCTGCCGAGGCGACTTCCTGCGTGACGGTTCAACCGATGCCTCTGCCCTCGGTGCAAGAGGCAACGTCGCGAGAGTCGAAGGACAGCCAGAGCTCGAGCTACCCGAAGTGCTCCTCCGAGATCTCGAACAACCGTGGCGTCAAGGCTGTTCTCGTCCAGCCGGGCAAGTTGGAGgacaacggcgtcagaagtcgcaACAATCTGAATTCCGATAATTTGGAGCGCTGCTTCAAGACGCAGTTGAGCATCGACGAACGCGAAGGGAACTTGGAGAAGCGGTACAAGAGGACCATCGAGGACCCCGAGCCCGCGCAGCTGAAGCCGTCCGGCAACTGTAAAGAAAAGCAATGCAACTTGGAGAAAGACATGCAAGGTGGCAGCAAGAAGATGAAGGAGACGGAGAGCAAGTCTACGGAGAAGAATGGACTGTTCGAGAACCTGATACCGTTCAATTCCTCGCTACCTTGGTCTTTCGTGGAGTCCTGGAACAACAGTAGCGCCAACAGTAAGTGTGCGTTTCAAAGCTTACGAGGGAATAGAGAAAGTTACTTCAACGACACCGAGAGAACTTGTAAACCGCCAATCGCGAAGGAGTCGAGCCTCGTAATAAATCCCTTTAGGCAACCCAGTCCCTTTCACGAATCAAATCCAGGACCTTCGACGAATAATCGGTGGTTGAAGCATGACACCTTCAACTCCGCTTGTATGGTACATCAGAGCTGTACGAAACCGTTGAACAAATTATCAAGTACTGAGAATGTGTCTCCTGGACAAGAAGCGTTGGAGGCAGGAATGGATAGTGCTACGAACAATAAGGGAAGACCTGGGAAAGATTTGAGTCAGTTGATGTCGAAACTTTCCTTCCCCGATGACAAGGACAAGTCGaaggaggaaggaggattcTTGGATTGGTTCAGTAAGGTTCCTGGACGagtcctaggcgttgctccaagcacTGGCTACGTGGATAACAAGGTTAAAGCTACGAACTTGAAGAGTCAAGATCAGCACGGAAATGAAGTCAGGTTTAAGAACTGCAATTTGGAGCTGAGTCAGCGAGAGTTCGACGAGGTTTTGGCTGTGCTCAGGGCTAGGACACCATCAGGTCGTAAAAGGACGAACTTGAAGACCTTGAAGAGACGGGACCGATCGGAAAAGTCAGCCGACGATGCGACAGAGAAGACGACTGTTGGGAAGTACATGAACTTGGACAACAGCGAGTATGCGACGAACAACATCGTGAATCGCGCGAAGTCTTGCGAAGGTTGCAGTCACAAACTGTGTAGGAAGAACGATCAACAAGCTCTGGAGAAGTCTAATTACAGTGAGATCTAtggcaataaaaatatttatagtcCCACACAGAAGCGGGAGAAATTAGACATCGCTGGGTCCCACGAGAATCTGCAAGCGATTAAATGCAATAATTCTGAGAAGGGAATGAACGACCCTGTGGACTGTTTGCAGAACGTTTCGAACAAAGCGGACATACTATTGGGAGCAATTTTACGAACCAGTAAAGAAAGACGGAACCGGCCAGAAGTTACCAGCGGGACCAAACCTAGGTCCGCGACAGTAACCTTCAGCGAAACGGATGATCCCTGTGCGAAAGtgcaccaggagcatagaacTCTATCGCTGCATGACGAAAAATCCTTGCCTATGGTTTTGAATAAAAGATTCAATCGTCTCAAGCAACTGTTCAAAAAGGAGCAAGAAAAGAAGAGTTCGACGACGGAGGACGGTTCCCAGGATGTGATCCAGCAATTCGTTCAACGTTCGTTCTTGTACAACAACGTTCAGCCAAGCTTGCACGATCCGAAGAACCTGAGGGACAGCAAGGTGAAGAGACGGATAGACTTCTCGAACTTAAGTGAGGAGAAAGAGAGGACGTGCACTGATCCGGAGTTTAGTATAAATGGCGCACATCAAAACTCAAGAACCTATAGTACAAATTTCAAGGAGGACAAAAGCGATAATGCCAAATCGCCCAAATGGCAGAACAGACTTCATAGTACAAACGAGGAGGGTGGTAAAGCCGAACACGAAGAGGaacacgacgacgacgacgaagcTGTTTCAAAGTTGCGAAAGGATCCTGTATCCACCAAGCCTCGAAGTAATGGCCACGTCAAGGACATCGCGATCCCAGAAGAGGATGAGACACAGGACAGGACGGTCCCAACAGCCATTGAACAGGAGAGATTTCGACGGTCCTTGGAGAACGCGGCTTCGATGGTGTTCCACAGCAGGACCGGTCTGCCATTAACTTCTAGCCCCGCACCATTGAGAAGAGGCAGCTGTTGCTTCGATTACGATAGCAGCTTAAATTCTGTCTCCTCCAAAAGAAG TGCTTTATTCGAATTGAATACACCGCCAAGTCCTGGAGCGGTGTCCTTAGAGGAAACCGATAGGGAGACCGAAACTGCTGGGGAGGGCGAGGAGACACCGAAAAGGCGTTCAACGTCGCGCAGCAGGCCACAGAGCCATGCACTTTTAGGCAGCTTCGAGGAATCAGCTTTAAATGGCAGACTTGAACCCGTGTCGACGGTTCATGGTTTCACGGCAGAACTTGGTGCCAGCGGTTCCTTCTGTCCGAAACATCGAAAGCTTCCTGTCACCGTGTTTTTCTACACGCTCGGTGACAATGATAAAGTTTCCACGCCCTATCTC GCACATATTAATTTGGGCAAAAAGGGCTACCAAGTACCAAGAAGCGGTACTATTCAAGTAACGCTTCTGAATCCTTTGGGTACAGTCGTTAAGATGTTCGTAGTATTATACGATCTTTCTGATATGCCACCACGATCTCATACTTTTTTACGTCAGAGAACACTGCGGGACAAAACGCTACGCTACCTCGTTCATCTTAG ATTTATGTCTGGCAAGTCCGGCCGGATTTACTTGCACACGGACATTCGTATGATTATTTGTCGCAAATCTGACGTGGACACAGCGTCGGATTTCGGTTCAGAGCCGCCAAAAGAACTACGAAGCTACATCCACGGCCCCACTAATCCGAAATTTTCGCCAAGGTGCTGA
- the Pdk gene encoding pyruvate dehydrogenase kinase, translating into MKLTQRCFGNITKMLDFYSQFNPSPLSIKQFIDFGLSACERKSFIFLRKELPVRLANIMKEIHLLPENLLKMPSVGIVNKLYATSFEDILQFEKVEVNETTLDKFCQTLVKIRNRHKDIVETIAQGVLELKESHDVDAQTENNIQYFLDRFLMSRISIRMLINQHTLLFGSELNGHSRHVGSIDPSCDIIGVVKDAYEKARLLCDQYYLASPELIVKQHNEFERCSEIRIVYVPSHLFHMLFELFKNSMRAVMEHHSSESEYPPIEVIVSRGKEDICVKMSDRGGGIPRSQMDHLFKYMYSTAPRPNRTDPHSVPLAGYGYGLPVSRLYARYFHGDLVLHSCDGYGTDAIVYLKALSNEANELLPIFNKTSSKFYRTPVSNTDWSSHCVTGMATRQLRMSQTIGHKRGIEASYC; encoded by the exons GACTAAGTGCTTGCGAGAGGAAGTCTTTTATATTCTTAAGGAAGGAATTACCAGTTCGTCTAGCCAACATTATGAAGGAGATCCACCTACTGCCAGAGAATTTACTGAAAATGCCTAGTGTGGGTATAGTTAATAAGTTGTACGCCACTTCCTTCGAGGATATCTTGCAGTTCGAGAAGGTTGAAGTCAACGAGACCACTTTAGACAA ATTCTGTCAGACTTTAGTGAAAATCAGGAACAGGCACAAGGACATCGTCGAGACGATAGCTCAAGGTGTTCTGGAGCTCAAAGAATCGCACGATGTCGACGCTCAAACAGAAAATAATATTCAGTACTTTTTGGACAGGTTCCTCATGTCTCGAATTTCGATTCGGATGCTGATCAATCAACACA ctttattattCGGCAGTGAATTGAATGGGCACAGTAGACACGTGGGATCCATAGATCCATCGTGTGATATTATAGGTGTCGTGAAAGATGCGTACGAGAAAGCTCGGTTATTGTGCGATCAATACTATCTGGCAAGCCCGGAATTGATAGTCAAGCAACATAACG AGTTCGAACGATGTAGCGAGATTAGGATAGTTTACGTTCCAAGCCACTTGTTCCACATGCTGTTTGAACTGTTCAAGAATAGCATGCGAGCGGTCATGGAACACCATAGTTCAGAGTCGGAATATCCGCCCATAGAAGTAATCGTCTCGCGTGGCAAAGAAGACATATGTGTCAAG ATGTCCGATCGAGGCGGTGGCATTCCTCGTTCCCAGATGGACCATTTATTCAAGTACATGTACAGTACTGCTCCTAGGCCAAACAGGACTGATCCACACTCTGTCCCATTagctggctatggttacggtctTCCGGTTTCCCGATTGTACGCCAGATATTTCCATGGTGATCTTGTTCTCCACAGTTGTGATGGCTATGGAACGGATGCCATTGTATATCTCAAG GCATTGTCCAACGAAGCGAACGAATTATTGCCGATCTTCAACAAAACTTCGTCCAAGTTCTATCGAACTCCAGTATCTAACACAGACTGGAGCAGTCATTGTGTAACCGGAATGGCTACGAGGCAACTTCGTATGAGTCAGACGATAGGGCACAAAAGAGGAATAGAAGCCAGTTATTGCTAA